Genomic segment of Bacteroidota bacterium:
TAATATAAAATCAATGCGTTTTTCAATTTCTACCATTACTTTTACCAATCGGCTTTCACGCATTTGTATATATATACTTTTTGGGATACTAATTTTTCCGATTTTGCTGCTTTCGTCCTCAAGCCATAAAGGTTTGATCGGGTCAATTTTTTGCCATTCATAAGCTAATAAGTTTTCAAATTGTTCAGTGGTGGGTTGTGCTTCTTGGCCAATTCCGCCATAAGCTGAACCCTTGTGTTTTGCCAGTTTTTCCAGATCGATTACTTGGTGGCCATTTAATTTGAGTTCATAAAGTTTCTCTGTTTTTTGTGAACCAGTATAACCACCTAATATGTTTATATTTTTAGGTAAGGCCAATGTATTTAATACATAATTTCGGTAAGCCTTATATCCTCCGCTTAGCCTGGCAACACTAAATCCAGCAGTAAGAAATAAGTCACACATAATTCTACTTCTTAAGCCACCACGAAAACAATAGACACTTATACTTTTCTGAGGAGCAATTTCTAAAACTTTTTGTATATAGCCTTTAAATTTATTACCTGCTAATTCATAACCCAAAAGTACTGCTTCGTAGTTGCCTTTTTGTTTATAACATATACCCACTTCTTTTCGCTCATCATTGTTAAGCAAGGCGATATTGCAAGCACCTACCACATGTCCTTGTTCAAACTCACCCTCGCTACGCACATCGATGATGGGCATGTTTAATTTTGTAAAATCATGAATAGTATATATTGAAACGGAAGACATATTGTATTGTTTTATAACTAATCTAAGCCCGGGAAAAAAGCATCTTCTATATGGTATATTTCGGTTTTATTTTGCAGTATGGTTATTGATATTATATCGAATCGGATCTCACCTTGGTGGTTTATTTCTTCAATAAATGCCGATGCAGCTTCGGCCAGTTTTTCTTTCTTTTTGTATCCCACAGCTTCTTCTGGGTGGCCAAACTTGTTGCCAGTTCGGGTCTTTACTTCTACAAAAACGAGTTGCTTGCCATCTTTGCAAATAATATCAACTTCACTTTTTTTGTATTTCCAATTGGTATATAATATTTCCCAACTAGGCTTTTTTTCTTTTATATATGCAAGGGCTTGCAATTCGCCCCAGTTACCTGTTTCATTGTGTTTTGCCATTATATTTTTTCGGCCACTAACAGGTTATTCATTCCCAAAACTTGTATAGTTTTGCAAGTACAGAATTCATGAAAATGATTGTATAAATTATTATACTGCTGTTTTTCTATTTTATGAATTACGACTTTATTAAAAATGACCAATCCTTTTGTTTTCAAAATATTTCCAATATCAGTTGCAAATTCGCGGGTATGAGCTTGTTCAGGTACATTCAAATCATTATATAAATCTACAATAATTAAATCAAATTTTTTGTTGCAGGATTTTACATATTCAAAAGCATCTACAATATGGATATCTATATCTTTATAGTTGTCTAATCCAAAATATTTCTGTGCAAGTTCTACTATTTTTGGGTCGTGCTCTACCACAGAAAAGGGGCAATGTATAGGGTATTTGTTGATTAACAAATCCAATACACTGCCCCCTCCTAAGCCTAGCAATAAGCAATTATTTATGTGCCTATGCTCTATTTTTATTTTTTTAAATCCTTCATCGAATACGGTGTGAAGATTGCCAAAAGAAAAATTCCCGTGCTCTGTGTTTAATACTGTTTTACCATATTCAATAGCAACCTCCAAGTGGGGGTTTTTATCGCTGTTGGTTTGTTCAAGTACTTCATTGCGAACAAGGTTTCTCCATTTTGGCCACTTCATTCATATTGTTATTGCAACACTACTTTTTGGTGGAAAGTATTCCCTCCATCAGTAAGTGTTATTACATACATTCCTTTAGGCAAATGGCCAAGCCCTATACCGAAGTGAAACTGTTTGAAGTAAGGGTTATTATAGTCCCAATAAACTGTTTTGCCAGTCATATCGCTTACCAATAAAGTATTGAAGCTTACATTTTGGCTGTTCTCAATAATGATGTTTCCATCGTTAGAAGGATTTGGGAATACGCCGAATAAAGGAACTGCTGGAGTTTCAATGCCATTAACACCACCTACATTTATATAATTATTTTTGGTAATAGTACTTGTGCCAAAAGGATTGGTAGCTTGCATGGTAACACTATATAAACCATTTTTGAGGAACTGCACTCTTATTGTTGAGTCAGTTAGTTTACCGCCGTTCAAGTTAAAGTCTACTCCTTCTGTTCCGCTTAAAGTCCAAAGGAAAGAAGTGATAGAAGGGAGATTTGGAGTAAGGTTGGTAAATTTAACATCAACCAGTTTGGCTGTAGCTACTTTGTCAGCAATAAAATTTACGGTAGGTTTCAAATCTAATTTGCGAACACAGTGGTTGTTTTCATCAGTTACATAAGCAATTTTTTGGCTTGCTATAAAAAAGATTCCTGCTGGGTTATCAAACCAAGCTTTATTTGAAACACCATCTTTGTGGCCGCTATATTGGTATTCGCCTGCCACGGTGATTATTTTGCCGCCAGATAAATACCTGATCAAGGATGAGTTGCTGCCATCTATTATAAGTATGCCACCTTGGTCGTCGATACAAACATCGATAGGGTAACCAATATCCGCACTAAGTGCATTGCCATCTTTATCACTTGCATTGCCAGAACCAGCAATAGTGCTAACCACACCAGTTGAAATAATGATTTTACGAATTCTTGCATTACCCAAGTCGGCAACAATTAGTGCATCGTTAGTTTTGTCGTAACAAATACCTTTTGGCAAATCGAACTTTGCGGATGTAGCGGCTCCATCGGCATACCCGCCAGTTGCACCTGGATTTCCTGCAAATAAGGTAACTACGCCTGCTGGAGTAATTTTGCGGATACAATGATTGGCCAAATCGGCAACGTATACATTATTGTTTTTATCAACTGCCACATCGCAAGGACTTTTAAATTCGGCAGCAGTACCTGTACCATTTTTATAGCCTGCTGTTTGCGATGTTGAACCAGCAAGCGTAGTAACAGCTTGGGGCAATCCGATACTTTGATATTTGTCTAATTTACGGATGCAATGGTTATCGCGGTCAGCAATATACATCACACCATCGGTGCCAATATCAATCCCACTGCATCCATTATATCTGGCATTAATACCTGCGGCATCATTATAACCACCTGATTGTGTTGGGTCACTAATAGGACCTGACCTTGTGTAAATTGATTGCAAATCGCCTGTAATTAAGCGTATACGACAGCCCATGTATTCCGATACCCAAATCTGACCGCTTGCGTCAACGCAAATTCCATAAGGATTCGCAAATTCTGCATCCGATAATTTGGCAGAAGATCCATTCCAACCAGAGGTGGTTGGTTTC
This window contains:
- a CDS encoding fused MFS/spermidine synthase, whose translation is MKWPKWRNLVRNEVLEQTNSDKNPHLEVAIEYGKTVLNTEHGNFSFGNLHTVFDEGFKKIKIEHRHINNCLLLGLGGGSVLDLLINKYPIHCPFSVVEHDPKIVELAQKYFGLDNYKDIDIHIVDAFEYVKSCNKKFDLIIVDLYNDLNVPEQAHTREFATDIGNILKTKGLVIFNKVVIHKIEKQQYNNLYNHFHEFCTCKTIQVLGMNNLLVAEKI
- a CDS encoding T9SS type A sorting domain-containing protein yields the protein MKKVLLIIAVALSTFASAQYVSTLAGKPTTSGWNGSSAKLSDAEFANPYGICVDASGQIWVSEYMGCRIRLITGDLQSIYTRSGPISDPTQSGGYNDAAGINARYNGCSGIDIGTDGVMYIADRDNHCIRKLDKYQSIGLPQAVTTLAGSTSQTAGYKNGTGTAAEFKSPCDVAVDKNNNVYVADLANHCIRKITPAGVVTLFAGNPGATGGYADGAATSAKFDLPKGICYDKTNDALIVADLGNARIRKIIISTGVVSTIAGSGNASDKDGNALSADIGYPIDVCIDDQGGILIIDGSNSSLIRYLSGGKIITVAGEYQYSGHKDGVSNKAWFDNPAGIFFIASQKIAYVTDENNHCVRKLDLKPTVNFIADKVATAKLVDVKFTNLTPNLPSITSFLWTLSGTEGVDFNLNGGKLTDSTIRVQFLKNGLYSVTMQATNPFGTSTITKNNYINVGGVNGIETPAVPLFGVFPNPSNDGNIIIENSQNVSFNTLLVSDMTGKTVYWDYNNPYFKQFHFGIGLGHLPKGMYVITLTDGGNTFHQKVVLQ
- a CDS encoding YraN family protein: MAKHNETGNWGELQALAYIKEKKPSWEILYTNWKYKKSEVDIICKDGKQLVFVEVKTRTGNKFGHPEEAVGYKKKEKLAEAASAFIEEINHQGEIRFDIISITILQNKTEIYHIEDAFFPGLD
- the mnmH gene encoding tRNA 2-selenouridine(34) synthase MnmH → MSSVSIYTIHDFTKLNMPIIDVRSEGEFEQGHVVGACNIALLNNDERKEVGICYKQKGNYEAVLLGYELAGNKFKGYIQKVLEIAPQKSISVYCFRGGLRSRIMCDLFLTAGFSVARLSGGYKAYRNYVLNTLALPKNINILGGYTGSQKTEKLYELKLNGHQVIDLEKLAKHKGSAYGGIGQEAQPTTEQFENLLAYEWQKIDPIKPLWLEDESSKIGKISIPKSIYIQMRESRLVKVMVEIEKRIDFILNTYGKMPTEELYNATQKLQRRLGNEQCTIALNHLQNGELREWLSIILMYYDKTYNHGNSLRDPNKVETIAEADFYKKYLA